In a single window of the Hoyosella subflava DQS3-9A1 genome:
- a CDS encoding helix-turn-helix domain-containing protein, giving the protein MTELPRDRVRELLDAVLDDEASDRDDMARRVYISPFHFSRQFRLGTYESPVALRRRVILERAAWRLRRGDSVTDVALSEGYESVEGFSRAFSRAFGFPPSAAERTSTHWLPAPNGIHFHPPTSLWVDSAEAPRSSMDPTTQMVHHDIDDTRYLLELAGKVAVRDYDRPLLPRHVVLGWDGPEESIAAVLEHLIWSKEVWLASIDGADVPARGGRDIGALAARHETAAPRFISAVQRIAAEDRWGDVLIDALCDPPESFVLGSVISHVLTFSAYRRQVVRQMLRNVGVEADQGDPIMWLRTRHQPSHER; this is encoded by the coding sequence ATGACTGAGTTGCCTCGTGACCGGGTGCGTGAACTCCTCGACGCTGTTCTCGACGACGAGGCGAGCGATCGTGATGACATGGCGAGGCGTGTTTACATCTCGCCCTTTCATTTCAGCCGTCAGTTCCGGCTCGGTACCTATGAGTCTCCGGTCGCGCTGCGGCGGCGAGTCATCCTGGAGCGCGCCGCGTGGCGGCTTCGCCGCGGGGACAGCGTCACCGATGTCGCGTTAAGCGAGGGCTACGAGTCCGTCGAAGGGTTCTCGCGGGCATTCTCGAGGGCGTTCGGTTTCCCGCCGAGCGCGGCGGAGCGCACCAGCACCCACTGGCTGCCCGCGCCGAACGGTATCCACTTTCACCCGCCAACCTCGTTGTGGGTGGATTCGGCAGAAGCGCCGCGGAGCAGCATGGACCCCACGACGCAGATGGTGCACCATGACATCGACGACACGCGCTACCTGCTCGAACTCGCGGGGAAAGTCGCAGTCCGGGACTACGACAGGCCACTGCTGCCACGGCATGTCGTGCTCGGGTGGGATGGTCCTGAAGAATCCATCGCAGCGGTTCTGGAACATCTCATCTGGTCGAAAGAAGTGTGGCTCGCATCTATCGATGGCGCGGATGTCCCCGCCCGCGGGGGCCGGGATATCGGGGCGCTCGCAGCGAGGCATGAGACCGCTGCGCCGCGCTTTATCTCTGCGGTACAGCGCATCGCAGCGGAAGACCGGTGGGGAGATGTGCTGATCGATGCGCTGTGCGACCCGCCCGAGAGCTTCGTGCTCGGCAGTGTGATCAGTCATGTCCTGACCTTCTCCGCATACCGTCGCCAGGTAGTGCGGCAGATGCTCCGCAACGTCGGCGTGGAAGCAGACCAAGGCGACCCCATTATGTGGCTGCGTACACGCCACCAGCCCTCACACGAAAGGTAA
- a CDS encoding dihydrofolate reductase family protein, producing MSRTVFYTATSLDGFIATSDDSLAWLLTRAQDEDGPLNYTEFFRDVGAMAMGSTTYEWVINHEFKDKDPADWVWPYSIPGWVFTHRELPVIPNSTITFVRDEVGPVHQQMVEAAAGQNVWIVGGGDLAGQFADAGLLDELIVYLAPVTLGAGKPLMPRHLELKVEEVGRNGEFACARYSVVR from the coding sequence TTGAGCCGAACTGTGTTCTACACCGCTACGAGTCTGGACGGGTTCATCGCCACTTCCGACGATTCACTAGCTTGGCTGCTGACTCGCGCCCAGGACGAGGACGGACCGCTGAACTACACCGAGTTCTTCCGCGACGTAGGGGCCATGGCGATGGGTTCCACCACCTACGAGTGGGTGATCAATCATGAGTTCAAAGACAAGGACCCAGCGGACTGGGTGTGGCCCTATTCCATTCCTGGGTGGGTGTTCACACACAGAGAACTGCCAGTAATTCCAAACTCCACCATCACTTTTGTGCGTGATGAGGTCGGCCCTGTTCATCAGCAGATGGTCGAGGCTGCAGCGGGGCAAAATGTCTGGATAGTCGGCGGGGGTGACCTGGCGGGACAGTTCGCAGACGCGGGGCTGCTCGATGAGCTCATCGTGTACCTCGCACCGGTCACCTTAGGGGCGGGCAAGCCGCTAATGCCGCGGCATCTTGAACTCAAGGTTGAGGAGGTCGGGCGCAACGGTGAGTTCGCCTGCGCCCGATACTCTGTGGTCCGCTAG
- a CDS encoding RecQ family ATP-dependent DNA helicase — translation MSDVLAPDLRSRAQNLLSELAGTGAVLRDDQWTAIEALVAQQRRALVVQRTGWGKSAVYFIAAKLLRAEGKGPTVIVSPLLALMRNQVSAAERAGVVAATINSGNVTEWEGIHAQVAAGELDVLLVSPERLNNPDFRDQVLPHLAGDAGMVVVDEAHCVSDWGHDFRPDYRRIRSLLGDLRPGTPVLATTATANNRVVTDIAEQLGVGADGATLVLRGGLDRESLHLTVLNLGAGSKRAAWLAEHLRELPGSGIIYTLTVSAAEDLAALLKEHGYEVAAYTGRTDAAEREVLEGELLGNKVKALIATSALGMGFDKPDLGFVVHMGAPSSPIAYYQQVGRAGRAASRAEVLLLPGPEDKDIWRYFASVAFPAESVVRKVLSALDPQRPQSTQALEPLVDLGRSRLEMVLKVLDVDGAVRRVKGGWTGTGETWSYDRERYSRLDEARLAEQHAMTEYATTQMCRMEFLRRQLDDPELGPAPVPCGRCDNCAGVRFSAEVDSSTADATAERLSRPGVDVAPRRQWPSGMAKLGVPLSGKISEGPEPGRAIGRLTDLGWGQRLRALLDQPDCPAPDEVVRASISVLKAWQWKDRPQSVLALQSQTHPLLVESLAANLADIGKLTNLGVLPIRHDHVGVSAQNSAYRVAGLYEAWQVPASLPAGPILLIDAVTDSGWTFTMASYALRRAGAAAVLPFAIAATS, via the coding sequence ATGTCTGATGTGCTTGCCCCCGACCTGAGATCACGCGCGCAGAATCTGCTCAGCGAGCTCGCTGGTACAGGTGCCGTACTGCGCGATGATCAATGGACCGCGATCGAGGCGCTCGTCGCCCAGCAGCGCCGTGCCCTCGTGGTTCAGCGGACAGGCTGGGGGAAGTCAGCGGTGTATTTCATCGCCGCGAAGCTGCTCCGTGCTGAAGGCAAGGGACCGACCGTGATTGTGTCGCCGTTGCTCGCGCTGATGCGCAACCAGGTTTCCGCCGCCGAACGTGCCGGCGTAGTTGCCGCCACGATTAACTCGGGCAACGTGACGGAGTGGGAGGGCATTCATGCCCAGGTGGCCGCGGGCGAACTCGACGTGCTCCTAGTGAGTCCGGAGCGGCTGAACAACCCTGACTTTCGGGATCAAGTGCTCCCCCATCTTGCTGGCGACGCGGGAATGGTTGTGGTCGACGAGGCGCACTGTGTCTCCGACTGGGGGCACGACTTCCGCCCCGATTACCGTCGCATCCGTAGTCTCCTGGGTGACCTTCGACCGGGAACGCCGGTTCTGGCGACCACCGCGACAGCCAACAACCGGGTCGTCACCGACATTGCGGAGCAGTTGGGTGTGGGCGCGGATGGAGCGACACTGGTGCTTCGTGGCGGTCTCGACCGAGAATCTTTGCACCTGACCGTCCTCAATCTTGGTGCGGGCAGCAAGCGCGCGGCCTGGCTGGCGGAACACTTAAGGGAGCTCCCGGGCAGCGGGATCATCTACACCCTCACTGTGTCAGCAGCGGAGGATCTCGCTGCGCTCCTTAAGGAGCATGGTTACGAAGTTGCGGCATACACCGGAAGGACGGACGCCGCGGAACGTGAAGTGCTCGAAGGAGAACTGCTTGGCAACAAAGTGAAAGCCCTCATCGCCACGTCGGCACTCGGAATGGGCTTTGACAAGCCGGATCTTGGTTTCGTGGTTCACATGGGCGCACCGTCCTCACCGATCGCGTATTACCAGCAGGTGGGCCGCGCTGGCCGCGCGGCGAGCCGGGCGGAAGTCCTTCTGCTGCCGGGGCCCGAAGACAAAGACATCTGGCGGTACTTCGCGTCGGTGGCTTTTCCCGCGGAGTCCGTCGTCCGGAAGGTTCTCAGCGCGCTCGATCCCCAACGGCCGCAGTCAACGCAGGCCCTCGAGCCTCTTGTTGACCTTGGACGCAGCCGCCTGGAAATGGTGCTCAAGGTACTCGATGTCGACGGCGCAGTGCGGCGCGTCAAGGGTGGCTGGACGGGGACGGGCGAAACCTGGTCGTACGACCGTGAACGTTACTCGCGCCTCGACGAGGCTCGGTTGGCGGAGCAGCATGCGATGACGGAGTACGCCACCACGCAGATGTGCCGGATGGAGTTTCTTCGCCGCCAGCTCGACGATCCTGAACTCGGTCCTGCTCCGGTTCCGTGCGGCCGCTGTGACAATTGTGCAGGCGTACGGTTCAGCGCCGAGGTTGATTCGTCGACAGCGGATGCGACCGCGGAGCGCCTATCGCGCCCGGGCGTTGACGTTGCGCCGCGGCGGCAATGGCCGTCGGGTATGGCGAAACTGGGCGTGCCGCTTTCCGGAAAAATCAGTGAAGGGCCAGAACCCGGGCGCGCCATCGGTCGGCTCACCGATCTCGGCTGGGGTCAGCGTTTGCGCGCGCTTCTAGACCAGCCTGACTGTCCCGCACCCGATGAAGTTGTGCGGGCGAGCATTTCGGTGCTCAAGGCCTGGCAGTGGAAGGACCGGCCCCAGTCGGTGCTTGCGCTGCAATCGCAGACTCATCCCCTACTCGTGGAATCCCTCGCCGCGAATCTTGCTGACATCGGCAAGCTCACCAACCTTGGCGTTCTGCCTATACGGCACGATCATGTCGGCGTTTCGGCACAGAACTCGGCGTACCGTGTGGCGGGTCTCTACGAGGCGTGGCAAGTTCCAGCGAGCCTTCCCGCTGGACCCATACTGCTGATTGACGCCGTCACCGACAGCGGCTGGACCTTCACCATGGCGTCATACGCGCTGCGGCGCGCAGGCGCCGCAGCGGTACTTCCCTTCGCTATCGCCGCGACGAGCTAG
- a CDS encoding thiolase family protein: MTNNDKIVIVDGARTPIGSFGGVFKDVPAHELGAAAAKEALFRANIDAADVDEVVMGCIGQVGPDAYNARRVAVAAGLPKNVPAYTVNRLCGSGLQAIWSAAMQIRWGGADIALAGGDESMSRMPFYDFNARAGYRLGDRKLVDGTVMMLTDPFHSIHMGVTAENVATRYGVSRQEQDEFALQSQQRAAAVKAQGAFSEEIVPVEIAGRHARTVTTDEHPKPETTIEGLSKLRAAFEKDGTVTAGNASGINDGGAAVVLASESVVKQRELTGLVTVEAVTTAAMEPELMGYAPVLALQKLFEMTGTSPGDIDTIELNEAFASQALAVIRDAKLDPAKTNPYGGAIALGHPVGATGAILSLRVAKDLVRRDLELGIVTMCIGGGQALAALLRRY, from the coding sequence ATGACGAATAACGACAAGATTGTCATTGTGGACGGTGCGCGTACACCTATCGGCAGCTTCGGCGGCGTGTTCAAGGATGTTCCGGCTCACGAACTCGGCGCAGCGGCAGCGAAGGAAGCGCTCTTCCGGGCGAACATCGACGCCGCCGATGTTGATGAAGTAGTGATGGGCTGCATCGGACAGGTCGGGCCAGACGCGTACAACGCGCGGCGGGTTGCGGTCGCAGCGGGCCTACCGAAAAATGTTCCTGCCTATACAGTGAACCGGCTTTGTGGGTCGGGCTTGCAGGCGATCTGGTCGGCCGCGATGCAGATCCGCTGGGGTGGCGCCGATATCGCCCTCGCGGGTGGGGACGAGTCCATGTCGCGCATGCCGTTCTACGACTTCAACGCCCGGGCCGGATACCGGCTCGGCGACCGCAAACTCGTTGACGGCACCGTGATGATGCTGACCGACCCCTTCCATAGCATCCATATGGGGGTCACAGCTGAGAATGTCGCCACGCGGTACGGCGTCTCCCGCCAGGAACAAGATGAGTTCGCCCTCCAGTCACAGCAGCGCGCCGCGGCGGTGAAAGCGCAGGGCGCCTTTTCCGAAGAGATTGTTCCCGTCGAAATCGCCGGGCGTCACGCTCGAACCGTCACCACGGATGAGCATCCGAAACCCGAGACGACAATCGAAGGGCTCAGCAAGCTCCGCGCAGCGTTTGAGAAGGATGGGACGGTGACCGCGGGTAACGCGTCAGGCATCAACGACGGCGGTGCGGCGGTCGTGCTCGCAAGCGAGTCCGTGGTGAAGCAACGTGAACTTACAGGGCTGGTTACCGTCGAGGCAGTCACCACAGCGGCAATGGAACCCGAGTTGATGGGGTACGCCCCGGTCCTCGCGCTTCAGAAGCTTTTCGAAATGACGGGCACGTCCCCAGGCGACATCGACACCATTGAGCTGAACGAGGCGTTCGCGTCCCAGGCGCTCGCAGTCATCCGGGACGCGAAGCTCGACCCTGCGAAAACCAACCCGTACGGCGGGGCGATCGCGCTCGGCCACCCAGTCGGCGCGACCGGAGCGATTCTGTCGCTGCGAGTCGCGAAGGATCTCGTCCGCCGCGACCTCGAACTCGGCATCGTCACTATGTGCATCGGTGGCGGGCAGGCCCTCGCAGCATTGCTCCGGCGCTACTGA